A segment of the Candidatus Poribacteria bacterium genome:
AACGGGGTATGTCCATCAATCGTGTATGCTGAACTCACCGAGATGGCGATGATACTCAATTCGCTGCTTTATGCCAGCGGCACTGAGGAGAAATATGCAACTTTCTTCTATAGCCACCTTAACCCCGAAACAGATGTGTTGACAACTCTCAATGCAGGACATAATCCGCCGCTCCTCGTGAAAAAAGATGGAACCTGTAAGTGGCTCGGTGAAGATGTCGGCGGCATCCCACTCGGAATGTTCCCTAATGATATGGTCTCAAGTATCGCTGAATATGAGGCTGAACATACGCAACTTGTTAGTGGTGATGTTGTTGTGTATTATACCGATGGTGTCACGGAGACTGTTAACGTTGATGATGAGTATTATGATGAAGATCGACTCGTTGAAGCATCTAAGGAATGCAGAGATGCCAGTGCTGAGGCTATGCGGGAACACCTTCACGACGCCGTAATGAAATTTCAGGGCGAAGCCGATCAGTTTGACGACCTGACGCTACTCATCTTGAAAAAGAAATAGGATGTAGTTTAGAGCGACATAAAAGGCGTAATTATAGATGCAAAGCCAGTCAGAGGGACGCAGATTCCTAAACCCATCAATTCTTGCCCGAATCGGAAATCTTGAATTAATTGCTAAATTCGTCGTTGAAGGTTTTATTTCAGGTCTCCATAAAAGTCCGTATCATGGATTTAGTGTCGAATTTGCCCAGTATAGACAGTATATGCCCGGCGATGATACCAAACATATAGATTGGAAAGCCTATGCTCGGACTGATAGATACTATATCAAGCAGTTTGAGGAGGAAACCAATCTCAATTGCTACTTGCTTTTGGATACCAGCGAGTCTATGGCGCACCCGGTAGATGATGTACCCGAAACCGATGCTACGGATCAGGGAACAGCTGGACAGACCTTGACAAAACTGCAATATTCCAGCTACCTGATCGGGTCACTTGCCTACTTTATGGCAAAGCAGCGGGACGCTATTGGGTTCGCTTATTTTGATGACACGCTGCATCAGTATTTCCCCGCAAGGAGTAGCACGTCACACCTGCATTCTATCTTGCTCACATTGGAAACCTTGCAAACCGCAAAAACCACCCGAATGGGAATGCCGCTGCATCAAGTCGCAGAACGCTTGACGAAGCGCGGTTTAGTGCTTTTTATCTCGGACCTTTATGATGAAAATCAGGAAGAGGTTATCTCTGGTTTGGAGCATCTCCGATATGAGGGGCATGAAGTAATTGTTTTTCACGTCCTCGCACAGCAGGAAATTGATTTCACTAACTTTGAGACAGGACGAAGTTCCGAAGCTCTTATCCGTTTTATTGACTCGGAAAATGACAATGAGATTATCACGACACCACAAGCGATTCAGGAGAGTTATCTGAATAATTTCAACGCATTTCTTGATACCTACAGGCTTGCACTACGACAGGCCGATATTGATTATAACCTGATAACCACAGCGACACCGATTGATTTCGCACTCGCTTCCTATCTTGCAAAACGGCAAGGGATTCTTTAGCAGTCGGCTATCAGCAGTCAGTAGAGAGATGCTTGGTGGAATGGTAGATTAGATAACTGCCACAAGCCAACCGCTGACTGCTGAAGGGGAATAAAAAGTGTTTGGATTAGGATTTTTAGTATTCTTTATGACCCAGAGATAGTTAGAATTACCCGAAAACCCGGGGAATGCCATACGGCATTCATACCGTTGATTTGTGAAACGAAGTGGAACGGTGCCCAGATTTAATAGGTAAAAGGTGTTTGGATTAGGATTTTTAGCCCCCCTATTTGTAGCAGCCGGTGTCATAGGCGCGTCAATTCCGATTATTCTACATCTGTTGAATCGGGAGCGTGCAAGGCGGTTGATATTCAGTACAGTGCGTTTCATTCAGATGTCGCATCAGACAAACGTCCGCCGACATAAACTGAAACGTTGGCTACTCCTACTGATGCGTATTCTGATATTGGCACTCCTCGGTGTAGCGTTTGCGCGACCTTTTTTCGCTGCAGCCCCTGTCATTACACAGAAGATTGGGGGGAAACGAAATGCTGTTATTATTCTCGATACCTCCTATAGTATGCAGTATGAAGAAGTCTTCAAGGATGCCAAAGAAGAAGGAACCAAAATTCTGGGTGGGCTTGATTCAACCGATGCAGCGTGCCTCATCCTTTCATCGGACAAAGCACGTGTTGTCGCGCCTCTCGGTTCAGAATTCTCGCATCTCAGGTCGGCTTTAAATACCGCGGAAGTTACCTATGAGCCCACGGATTATTTGGATGCCTTGCAAACCGCAAATGAGATTCTTGAATCTATTCCTATTGGGCAGAAGCAGGTTTATCTCATCAGCGATATGCAAAAGCGGGGTTGGGAAAACTTTATCGAGACGGACAAACTCAATCCTGATGTCCAAGTTGAGTTTATTAATGTCGGCATCGAACAGCCCAAGAATCTCGCTATTACGGGGATCAGTGTACCACCTGTTATTTTGAACGAGCAGCAAGCGTCGCATCTGGTCGCTCGCGTCCACAACTACGGCGATGAACCTGTTGAAAATTTACCCGTTCGCCTTTTTATAGATGAAAATATGATTCAAACCGTCCAGCTCGACATTGAACCAGACGACTTGGCAGATGCTGTCTTCAATATTGATTTCCAAGACGAAGCGACACATACAGGGTGGGTTGAACTTCCAGAAGACGGACTTGCAGTTGACAACAAACGCTATTTCACCTTACAGAGTCTACAGTCTATCAAGGTTCATGCTGTCGGTAACAGTTCTCGGACGCGCAGCTCGTTTCAAAAACCAGAGACCTTCTTCATGGAAATGGCGTTTACAGCCGGAAGTGATGCCGTTCCAATTGATTTCAGCGAATCGACAACTATTCCCAATGCAGCGACGCTTGCACGCACCGACGTGCTTATCCTTGCCGATGTTGCGCGGTTCTCTTCAAATGAAGCGGATCGCATAAAAACTTACGTCGCATCAGGCGGCGGCTTGATTGTGACAGTGGGTGATAATTTCGATGCTGATGTCTATGAACAACACCTCGGCGGTGAGGCGGGCTTGATGCCGTGCAATTTCGTTCAAGCCGTTGGGGATGCCTTTGATCGCCAACAGTTTCGGGTCCTTGCAACTGTGAAGTATGAACATCCAATTTTTGCACCCTTTAAAGAACCAAACCATGGTGATTTCGGGAAAGCACGGTTTTACAGAGTTTTTCAAACCGTCCCGACAGCAGATGCAACCGTCATCGCGACTTATGATGATGGGAGTCCTGCACTTTTTGAAAAATCTTACGGCGATCCCCGCGCGCTATCCACTACGGGGACCCCAGGACGTGTTCTCTGCTTTACCTCAACGATAGACCGCGAGTGGAACGATCTCCCAATTCGTGCCGTTTATCTGCCTTTCTTGCATGAGACGATTAAATATCTCGCACTCAAGGATGTAGAGACACGTCCGGATTATCGCGTTGGTGATAGCATCGAACTTGATGTTGAAACTGAGAGGGGTGGGGGTCAACGCGATCGAGTACTTGCGATCTTCAACCCAAATAGTATTGAAACTCGCTTGCAGTCCGAGCAAAATAACACCACTACAAGCGTCTTTTATACAGACACGACGATACCGGGTATCTATTCTATCCATGCATCCGGCGAGGAGGCTCGCTATTTTGTCATCAACACTGAGGCAACAGAATCTGACCTCGCCTCGCGTGATGTGGAAGAACTTACGAGTATGTTGAAAGGGACTGTGGATGAATCCGCGGAGGACAAACCTACCGCAGAACTCATCGCACAGTACCACGAGGACGTTGAGAACAGACAGGATGTCTGGATGTATCTCATGTTAGCGGTCTTTGCTTTGGCGGTAACAGAGATGTTTCTTGCAAATCGTGTTTAGTTATTGAATCGAGTTATAAGTTATAAGTTAAGAGGGTTTTGATTAACAATAGGTTCTCCACTCTTAACTTACTAGCTAAAAGCGAAGCGTACTTTTAACTAAAAGCGGAGCGTACCTAAAAAAAATGGACTTTGAACCAAGTGCACCGATTGAAGTGCCAAAAATCGTATCTGATGAACAGATTCAATCTTTTATAGACAACGGTTATCTCGTTGTCCCGGATCTGCTGTCTCTTGATGAAATAGAGGAGCTGCGGCAGGATACCATGACGCTCGCTAAAGGTGGGTATCCGTGTGAGAGCCTGAAACCGCTCCCTGACAATATTAGCAATGACGAGGCTATCAGTCGTATCCTTTGCATACATCAGCCGCATTTTGTCAGTCCTGTTATTGAAAGGTACGTCAAACACCCGAAAGTATGTGGCATCTTGAGTCAAATAACTGCCGCACATTTACCCTATTGGGACGGTAGTGTCAAGTGTATGCAGTCGATGTTGTTCGTCAAACCGCCCAATTTTCAA
Coding sequences within it:
- a CDS encoding BatA domain-containing protein, which encodes MFGLGFLAPLFVAAGVIGASIPIILHLLNRERARRLIFSTVRFIQMSHQTNVRRHKLKRWLLLLMRILILALLGVAFARPFFAAAPVITQKIGGKRNAVIILDTSYSMQYEEVFKDAKEEGTKILGGLDSTDAACLILSSDKARVVAPLGSEFSHLRSALNTAEVTYEPTDYLDALQTANEILESIPIGQKQVYLISDMQKRGWENFIETDKLNPDVQVEFINVGIEQPKNLAITGISVPPVILNEQQASHLVARVHNYGDEPVENLPVRLFIDENMIQTVQLDIEPDDLADAVFNIDFQDEATHTGWVELPEDGLAVDNKRYFTLQSLQSIKVHAVGNSSRTRSSFQKPETFFMEMAFTAGSDAVPIDFSESTTIPNAATLARTDVLILADVARFSSNEADRIKTYVASGGGLIVTVGDNFDADVYEQHLGGEAGLMPCNFVQAVGDAFDRQQFRVLATVKYEHPIFAPFKEPNHGDFGKARFYRVFQTVPTADATVIATYDDGSPALFEKSYGDPRALSTTGTPGRVLCFTSTIDREWNDLPIRAVYLPFLHETIKYLALKDVETRPDYRVGDSIELDVETERGGGQRDRVLAIFNPNSIETRLQSEQNNTTTSVFYTDTTIPGIYSIHASGEEARYFVINTEATESDLASRDVEELTSMLKGTVDESAEDKPTAELIAQYHEDVENRQDVWMYLMLAVFALAVTEMFLANRV
- a CDS encoding DUF58 domain-containing protein, yielding MQSQSEGRRFLNPSILARIGNLELIAKFVVEGFISGLHKSPYHGFSVEFAQYRQYMPGDDTKHIDWKAYARTDRYYIKQFEEETNLNCYLLLDTSESMAHPVDDVPETDATDQGTAGQTLTKLQYSSYLIGSLAYFMAKQRDAIGFAYFDDTLHQYFPARSSTSHLHSILLTLETLQTAKTTRMGMPLHQVAERLTKRGLVLFISDLYDENQEEVISGLEHLRYEGHEVIVFHVLAQQEIDFTNFETGRSSEALIRFIDSENDNEIITTPQAIQESYLNNFNAFLDTYRLALRQADIDYNLITTATPIDFALASYLAKRQGIL